The DNA segment CAATTCCTCAGATTGACGACCTGGCAGGTCACCAGCTCATCATTGGCTTACATGAAGTAGGGATGAATGATGACATGCAGCCTTTCTTCAATAGGATCAGCGAAACCAGTTATCAGGTTCGCGCACTTAAGGCCCCCTTCTCTCTTCGATACGATAACAACGTATTGACCAGCGGGCGCAGCTATGACCTTCTTATTATCCTGCGCGCGCCTTCAGGTAAGTCTGTAGCCGGTCGAAACCTGAGAAATATCGACCTGGCTAAACTCACTGAAGCCCAGCAGGTGACGCTGGGACGGCCGAGGGGATAAGGCACTCCCGAAGTGAGTCCTGAAAACCAACAACGGCACTGCAGGGCTCACTATCGGCGGAGAAAATCCGCTAAAGTCCCTGGGGTTGGCCACAAGCCAGCCCCAGGACTACGGAGATTCCATGAAAAAGCTCGTTATGCTGTGTTGCGCATCCCTGCTCGCAGCCTGTTCCAGCACCACCCCGTCGAACCAGGCCAGCCTGGATGGCGAAGTCTTCTACCTGCAGCGCATTGCCTTGCCACCGGCCGCTACCTTGAGCGTGAGCCTGCAAGACGTATCGCTGATGGACGCCCCTGCCGTGACCCTGGCCAGCCAGGCCGGCCCGGTCAAGGGTAACGTACCGCTGCCGTTCCACCTGACCTACGACCCAGCCCAAGTCAAACCCGGCCATCGCTATGCGGTCAGCGCGCGCATCGAACTGGACGGCAAGCTGCTGTTCATCAATACCGAACACCACGGCGTCCAGCTCGACGGTAGCGATGTGCAGCCGGTGCGGATCAAGGTCGATCCGGTTCGCTGATCCCGGTTTATTCATTTGCATAAGGAAGTACCCATGATTCGCTCCTCCCTGCGCCTCACCACCCTGTGCGCCGGCCTGCTGCTGTCCGCCAGCGCCCTGGCGGTCTCGCTTGGCGACCTGACCCAGAACGATGCGGCTGGCGGCCTGAAGGACGCCCTGACCCAAGGCGCACAAGTTGCCGTCAAGCAACTAAGCACCCCAGGCGGTTTCAGCAACAATCCGGACGTGCGTATCGAGCTGCCGGGCAACCTGGGCAAGGCCGCCAAGGCAATGAAGATGTTCGGCAAGGGCGACCAGGTCACAGCCCTGGAAGACAGCATGAACAAAGCTGCCGAAGCTGCGGTGCCACAGGCGCAGGCGATTCTGGTCGATGCCGTGAAGAAGATGACCGTGACCGATGCCAAGGGCATTCTCAGCGGTGCAGATGACTCGGCAACCCAGTACTTGAACAAGAGCAGCCGCGAGCAGATCCGCGCCAAGTTCCTGCCGATCGTCAAGGCGGCCACCGACAAGGTTGGCGTGGTTCAGCAGTACAACAGCTTCGCCGGCCAGGCTTCGGCACTGGGCCTGGGCGATGCCAAGAGCGCCAACGTCGAGAGCTACGTGACCGAGAAGGCCCTTGACGGTCTGTTCGAGATGATCGCCAAGCAAGAGCAGAGCATTCGCCAGAACCCGGCCCAGGCGGCGACCAGCCTGGCCAAGAAAGTCTTCGGCGCCCTCTGATGTAACTGTTGAATTGTTGGGGCCGCGTTGCGGCCCCAATTATCTTCAGTCTTTCCTGACCCTGAACCACGCCGCATACAAAGCCGGCAAGAACAACAGGGTCAACACCGTGGCGACGATCAAGCCCCCCATGATCGCCACCGCCATCGGCCCATAGAACACGCTGCGCGACAGCGGAATCATCGCCAGCACCGCCGCCAACGCAGTCAGCACGATCGGCCGGAAGCGCCGCACCGTGGCCTCGATGATCGCCTGCCAACGTTGCATGCCAGAGGCGATATCCTGCTCGATCTGGTCGATCAGGATCACCGAGTTACGCATGATCATCCCCGCCAGGGCGATGGTGCCGAGCATGGCGACAAAGCCAAACGGCTGGCGGAACACCAGCAGGAACAGGGTCACGCCAATCAGCCCTAGCGGGGCGGTCAGAAACACCATCACCGTCCGCGAGAAGCTGCGCAGCTGGATCATCAGCAGGCTCAGTACCACCACGATGAACAGCGGCATCCCGGCATTCACCGACTTCTGCCCACGCTCGGAGTCTTCAACGGTGCCGCCCACCTCCAGCAGATAACCGTCTGGCAAGCTGGCGCGTACCTCCTGCAAGGTCGGCGAGATCTGCTTGACCAAGGTCGCCGGCTGCTCCTTGTCATAGATATCGGCACGTACGGTGACCGTCGGCAGGCGATTGCGGTGCCAGATGATGCCCTCTTCAAAGCCGTACTCCAGCGTCGCCACCTGCGACAGGGCAACGCTTTGGCCATTCTCGGTGGGCAATGCCAGGCTACCGAGATTGGCCAGGTCACTGCGCTCTTGTTGAGTGCCGCGCAGGAGGATCTCGATCAGCTCGTTGTCTTCGCGGTACTGGCTCACCGTGCTACCGGTCAACGAACTCTGCAGGAAGCTCGCCAGGTGCGCGGTGCTCACACCCAAGGCACGCGCGCGGTCCTGGTCGATCTCCAGGAACACCGCCTTGCTCGGCTCTTCCCAATCCAGGTGCACGTTCACCACGTGCGGGTTTTCCCGCACCTTGTCGGCGACTTTACGGGCCAGTGCGCGGACCTTCTCGATGTGCTCGCCGGTCACACGGAACTGCACCGGGTAGCCCACGGGTGGGCCGTTTTCCAGGCGCGTGACGCGCGAGCGCAGCTCTGGGAACTGCTCATCGAGCGTGGCGATCAGCCAGCTACGCAGCGCTTCGCGATCTTCCAGGGATTTGGCCAGGACCACGAACTGGGCGAAGCTCGCCGCCGGCAGTTGCTGGTCCAGCGGCAGGTAGAAACGCGGAGAGCCGGTGCCGATATAGGCCACGTAGTTGTCGATGCCATCCTGGGCCTTGAGCAGCCCTTCGAGTCGCTTGACCTGTTCGGCGGAGTTGCTCAGCGAGGCGCCTTCGGCCAGTTTCAGGTCAATCATCAACTCAGGCCGGCCCGAGGCCGGGAAAAACTGCTGGGGCACGAAGCGGAACAACAGGATGCTACCGACAAAGGCGGCAATGGTCAGCAGGATGACTGTCTTGCGCCGCCGCACACACCACTCCACCACGCGCCGTACGCGTTGATAGAACGGTGTGGCGTACGGGTCTGGCGCATGCCCATCGCTGCCGTGGCGCGCCGCATGCAGCTTGGCCAGATCCGGCAGCAGTCGCTCACCCAGATAAGGCACGAACAACACCGCCGCGACCCACGAGGTGAGCAAGGCGATGGTCACCACCTGGAAGATCGACCGGGTGTACTCGCCGGTGCTCGACGCCGCCGTGGCGATCGGCAGGAAGCCCGCCGCCGTGATCAGGGTGCCGGTGAGCATCGGGAAGGCGGTGCTGGTCCAGGCGTAACTCGCCGCCTTGAAGCGGTCGAACCCCTGTTCCATCTTGATCGCCATCATTTCCACGGCAATGATCGCGTCGTCCACCAATAGGCCCAAGGCCAGTACCAGCGCCCCAAGCGAAATCTTGTGCAGGCCGATACCGAAGTAATGCATGGCAGCGAAGGTCATGGCCAGCACCAGCGGAATCGCCAGGGCCACGACCAGGCCGGTGCGCAGCCCGAGCGAGAAGAAGCTCACCAACAAGACGATGACCAACGCCTCGACCAGCACCTGGACGAACTCGCCAACACCGGCCTTCACCGCTGCCGGCTGGTCGGACACCTTGCGCAGCTCCATCCCCGCCGGCAGGTTGTGCGCCAGCCGCTCGAACTCGCCTTCAAGAGCCTTGCCCAGCACCAGGATGTCGCCGCCATCCTTCATCGACACCGCCAGACCAATGGCATCCTCGCCCATGAAGCGCATGCGCGGCGCGGGTGGGTCGTTGAAACCGCGGTGCACCTCGGCCACATCGCCAATCCGGAAGGTGCGGTCGCCGACTCTGATCGGGAACTGGCGGATCTGCTCGACACTGTCGAAACGTCCACTGACGCGCAATTGCAGACGCTCGCTGGCGGTTTCGAAGAAGCCTGCGGTACTCACCGCATTCTGCTCCTGCAGCGCTTGCTGAACCGCCGCCAGCGGCACACCGAGGGTAGCCAGCTTGAGGTTGGACAGCTCGATCCAGATCTTCTCGTCCTGCAGGCCGATCAGCTCGACCTTGCCCACATCCTTGACCCGTTGCAGCTGGATCTGGATGCGGTCGGCGTAGTCCTTGAGCACGGCGTAGTCAAAGCCGTCGCCGGTCAGCGCATAGATATTGCCGAAGGTGGTGCCGAATTCGTCATTGAAGAATGGCCCCTGGATTTCCGGTGGCAGGGTGTGGCGAATGTCTGCGACCTTTTTGCGAATCTGGTACCACAGCTCCGGAATATCCTTGGAATGCAGTGAATCGCGGGCCATGAAGGTCACCTGCGACTCGCCCGGGCGGGAGAACGAGACGATCTTCTCGTACTCGCCCGTCTCCATCAGCTTCTTTTCGATGCGCTCGGTCACCTGGCGCGAGACCTCCTCGGCCGTCGCCCCGGGCCAGATGGTGCGGATGACCATGGCCTTGAAGGTGAACGGCGGATCCTCGCTCTGCCCCAGTTTGGTGTAGGACATCGCGCCAATGGCCGCGAGCAGGATCATCAGGAACAGTACGATCTGGCGATTGCGCAGCGCCCAGGCGGAAAGGTTGAAACCCATCGGGACTTACTCCTTGGCCGCCAGGTCTACTTCACGGTTGGTGCGATCCACCGGTCGCACTTGCTGGCCTTCGCGCAACACATGGCCGCCTGCGGCAACCACCCAGTCGCCGGCTTCGAGGCCTTCGAGCACGGGCACGCTGTCCGCGCCATAAGCGCCCAGGCGCACTGCGGCGCGGTGCAAGCGTTTGTCCTGGCCGACACGCCAGACATAGGCCTGGCCTTGCTCGGCAGTCACCGCCGACAGCGGCACCGACAGCGGCACCTGGCCGTCGTGGGCAATGAACACCCGCGCGCTCTGGCCCAGTTCGGCCGGCGTCTTGGTCGAATTGAAGGCAATTCGCGCGGCAAAGGTGCGCGAGCGTGGGTCGGCTGCTGGCGACAGCTCGCGGATATGGGCCTCGAAACGCTGGTTGGGGTGCGACCACAATTCGACGCTGACCTTCTGCCCCACCGCGAAGCGGGCGAACTGCTGCTCTGGCAGGCCAATGACCACTTCGCGTTCGCCATCGGCGGCCAGGGTAAACACCGTTTGCCCGGCGGCCACGACCTGACCCACCTCGACCTGACGCTTGGCGATCACCCCCGCCTGCGGCGCACGCAGCACGGCGTAGTCGGCCTGGTTGCCGGCGACATCGAACTCGGCCTTGGCCTGTTTCAGACGGGCAAGCCCGGCGCGATAGAGGTTCTCGGCGTTGTCGTAGAGCGAGCGGCTGACCATTTGTCGATCGAGCAGCTTCTGGTAGCGGTCACGCTCGGCCTGCACCAGGGCCAGATTGGCTTGGGCGGCGGCCAGTTGAGCGCGGTTAGCTTCCAGCTGCAAGCGGACGTCTTGCGGGTCGAGTTCAGCCAACGGCTGCTCGGCCTTGACCCGCTGGCCCTCCTCGACCAAGCGCTTGCTGACCTTGCCGGCGATGCGGAACGCCAGCTCCGGCTCGAACCGCGCTCGCACCTCACCCGGGTAGCTGTCGGCAGCCGCAGCGGCTGGTTGGGGCTGAACCACCAAGGCCGGGCGGGGTGCGGCCGGTGCTGCGGTCTGCTGACCACAGGCGGCCAGCAGCAAGGCCGCGGCGGCAGGCAAAGCGATGGACAAGGCATGACGCAACATGATGAATGACCTTTCGCGAAGAGCACTTCGAATATTTATACTGTCGAGTATATTAAATCAGGGAACCGAAGCCGGGAAGCTGGCGTCGCACAGATAATCAACATTAACGATTGGTCGCTGATTGCAGCCGGAGCGCGCCTGACCCGGTAAGATGGGCGACTGTTCACCTAGATGCGGATTCCAATGTCCAACGACGCACCCATCGGCCCTGGCCGGCCGAAGGACCTGGCCAAACGAGAGGCCATCCTCGAAGCGGCCAAGGCGCTGTTCCTCAGCCTTGGCTATGCCAACACCAGCATGGATGCGGTCGCTGCGGCGGCAGGTGTTTCAAAACTCACGGTCTACAGCCACTTCACCGACAAGCAGACCTTGTTTGGCTCTGCGGTGATGGCGACCTGTCAGACGCAATTGCCTGAGCTGATCTTCGAATTGCCCGACGGCGTGCCGTTGGATCAGGTGCTGTTGAACATCGCCCGCGGCTTCCAGGCGCTGATCAGCAGTGACGAGTCGGTGAAATTGAGCCGTTTGATCATTGCCCTGGGCAGCCAGGACCCAGGCTTTGGCCAGTTCTTCTACGAAGCAGGGCCCAAGCGGGTACTGGGCGAGATGGAGGCGCTGCTACGCTCGGTGGCTGAGCGCGGGTTGTTGCAGATCGATAACCCCTTGCGAGCGGCCGAGCACTTTTTCTGCTTGATCAAGGGCGCGCCGGATTATCGCTTGCTGCTGGGCTGTGCGCCGGCGTTGTCGGTGGATGAGGCAGAGGTGCATGTGCGCGAAGTGGTGGGCTTGTTTATGCGGGCTTATCAGTTTTAGGTTTTCACCTCATCGCAGGCTTGCCCCGCGATGAGGCCCATGCCAATTAAATTACAGCCGCTGCAAAATCAACTCTCCCGCAGCCCCCGCCAACCCAGGTTGCCCCGGCTCACCCGCACGCCCATTGGCCCCAGCATCGGTGCGATACACCAGACAGCCTTTGCTAGAGCCTCCTGCCCCAGCCTTGCCGGCAGCACCCGGCTTACCCGGCGCACCGCCCTCCAGACGAACCTGTACACGTTCCTGCGGATAGCCCTCAGGCAAGGCAAGACGGATCCGCCCACCGGCCGCGCCGTCATGGCCATTGCCGCCATTGTCGCCATTAGCCCCACGACTAGCCTGGCCCCAGGTGCAACCACCGGCCTTGCCATTGGCACCATCGAGG comes from the Pseudomonas urmiensis genome and includes:
- a CDS encoding YbaY family lipoprotein, giving the protein MKKLVMLCCASLLAACSSTTPSNQASLDGEVFYLQRIALPPAATLSVSLQDVSLMDAPAVTLASQAGPVKGNVPLPFHLTYDPAQVKPGHRYAVSARIELDGKLLFINTEHHGVQLDGSDVQPVRIKVDPVR
- a CDS encoding DUF4197 domain-containing protein, which encodes MIRSSLRLTTLCAGLLLSASALAVSLGDLTQNDAAGGLKDALTQGAQVAVKQLSTPGGFSNNPDVRIELPGNLGKAAKAMKMFGKGDQVTALEDSMNKAAEAAVPQAQAILVDAVKKMTVTDAKGILSGADDSATQYLNKSSREQIRAKFLPIVKAATDKVGVVQQYNSFAGQASALGLGDAKSANVESYVTEKALDGLFEMIAKQEQSIRQNPAQAATSLAKKVFGAL
- a CDS encoding efflux RND transporter permease subunit; the encoded protein is MGFNLSAWALRNRQIVLFLMILLAAIGAMSYTKLGQSEDPPFTFKAMVIRTIWPGATAEEVSRQVTERIEKKLMETGEYEKIVSFSRPGESQVTFMARDSLHSKDIPELWYQIRKKVADIRHTLPPEIQGPFFNDEFGTTFGNIYALTGDGFDYAVLKDYADRIQIQLQRVKDVGKVELIGLQDEKIWIELSNLKLATLGVPLAAVQQALQEQNAVSTAGFFETASERLQLRVSGRFDSVEQIRQFPIRVGDRTFRIGDVAEVHRGFNDPPAPRMRFMGEDAIGLAVSMKDGGDILVLGKALEGEFERLAHNLPAGMELRKVSDQPAAVKAGVGEFVQVLVEALVIVLLVSFFSLGLRTGLVVALAIPLVLAMTFAAMHYFGIGLHKISLGALVLALGLLVDDAIIAVEMMAIKMEQGFDRFKAASYAWTSTAFPMLTGTLITAAGFLPIATAASSTGEYTRSIFQVVTIALLTSWVAAVLFVPYLGERLLPDLAKLHAARHGSDGHAPDPYATPFYQRVRRVVEWCVRRRKTVILLTIAAFVGSILLFRFVPQQFFPASGRPELMIDLKLAEGASLSNSAEQVKRLEGLLKAQDGIDNYVAYIGTGSPRFYLPLDQQLPAASFAQFVVLAKSLEDREALRSWLIATLDEQFPELRSRVTRLENGPPVGYPVQFRVTGEHIEKVRALARKVADKVRENPHVVNVHLDWEEPSKAVFLEIDQDRARALGVSTAHLASFLQSSLTGSTVSQYREDNELIEILLRGTQQERSDLANLGSLALPTENGQSVALSQVATLEYGFEEGIIWHRNRLPTVTVRADIYDKEQPATLVKQISPTLQEVRASLPDGYLLEVGGTVEDSERGQKSVNAGMPLFIVVVLSLLMIQLRSFSRTVMVFLTAPLGLIGVTLFLLVFRQPFGFVAMLGTIALAGMIMRNSVILIDQIEQDIASGMQRWQAIIEATVRRFRPIVLTALAAVLAMIPLSRSVFYGPMAVAIMGGLIVATVLTLLFLPALYAAWFRVRKD
- a CDS encoding efflux RND transporter periplasmic adaptor subunit, whose translation is MLRHALSIALPAAAALLLAACGQQTAAPAAPRPALVVQPQPAAAAADSYPGEVRARFEPELAFRIAGKVSKRLVEEGQRVKAEQPLAELDPQDVRLQLEANRAQLAAAQANLALVQAERDRYQKLLDRQMVSRSLYDNAENLYRAGLARLKQAKAEFDVAGNQADYAVLRAPQAGVIAKRQVEVGQVVAAGQTVFTLAADGEREVVIGLPEQQFARFAVGQKVSVELWSHPNQRFEAHIRELSPAADPRSRTFAARIAFNSTKTPAELGQSARVFIAHDGQVPLSVPLSAVTAEQGQAYVWRVGQDKRLHRAAVRLGAYGADSVPVLEGLEAGDWVVAAGGHVLREGQQVRPVDRTNREVDLAAKE
- a CDS encoding TetR/AcrR family transcriptional regulator translates to MRIPMSNDAPIGPGRPKDLAKREAILEAAKALFLSLGYANTSMDAVAAAAGVSKLTVYSHFTDKQTLFGSAVMATCQTQLPELIFELPDGVPLDQVLLNIARGFQALISSDESVKLSRLIIALGSQDPGFGQFFYEAGPKRVLGEMEALLRSVAERGLLQIDNPLRAAEHFFCLIKGAPDYRLLLGCAPALSVDEAEVHVREVVGLFMRAYQF